From the genome of Sulfitobacter sp. DSM 110093, one region includes:
- the putA gene encoding bifunctional proline dehydrogenase/L-glutamate gamma-semialdehyde dehydrogenase PutA: MALDHAPALRHTIDARTYADPDMLLTELTTQANLSAQDRAQITADAAGLVRDIRGTSAPGMMEVFLAEYGLSTDEGVALMCLAEALLRVPDAETIDALIEDKIAPSDWGRHMGHSTSSLVNASTWALMLTGRVLDDDQPGPVRHLRAAIKRLGEPVIRTAVSRAMREMGRQFVLGEDIQAAMKRAKGMEKKGFTYSYDMLGEAARTEADAKRYHLSYSRAISAIADACTHDDIRKNPGISVKLSALHPRYELAQEKAVMRDLVPRLRALALLAKSAGMGLNIDAEEADRLALSLEVIDTVMAEPALAGWDGFGVVVQAYGPRAGVVLDTLYDMATRHDRRIMVRLVKGAYWDTEIKQAQVEGIDGFPVFTRKAATDVSYIANARKLLNMTDRIYPQFATHNAHTVAAVLHMADDPEAYEFQRLHGMGETLHDIVMEKHGTRCRIYAPVGAHRDLLAYLVRRLLENGANSSFVNQIVDENVPPEVVAADPFDQLQDSAPTIPKGPDVFQPQRANARGFDLAHSPTLAAIEEARAPFADATWNAAPILAGTPAPEAAEEVSNPTGGTSPGTVQPASDADVATALDNAALWDAPLDTRRTTLLRAADMLEARYGEIFAILAREAGKGMPDCVAELREAVDFLRYYAGQATNTPPAGIFTCISPWNFPLAIFCGQVTAALAAGNAVLAKPAEQTPLIAKLAVEVLHEAGVPHSALQLLPGSGKVGAALTGDARVNGVAFTGSTATALRIRANMAEHCAPGTPLIAETGGLNAMIVDSTALPEQAVQAIVESAFQSAGQRCSAVRCLYVQEDIAEDLIRMLTGAMQALNMGDPWQLSTDVGPVIDDTARKGIVEHIEAARTEGRVIADLKAPKGGTFVGPAILRVNSIADMKREIFGPVLHVATFKSHELDAVIDAINATGYGLTFGLHTRIDDRVQHVSERIEAGNIYVNRNQIGAIVGSQPFGGEGLSGTGPKAGGPNYLPRFSAPDHQDASATWDSAVAKPPTLPAQHPTVLETQSMPGPTGESNRLSTLPRPALLCMGPGAETAEAQAKAVRALGGVAVTASGRIDPEALTTGPAYGGVLWWGEDATARQIDKALAAREGAIIPLLRGKPDTARVRAERHVCVDTTASGGNAQLLGMMA; the protein is encoded by the coding sequence ATGGCCCTCGATCACGCCCCTGCCCTTCGCCACACCATCGACGCACGCACCTATGCCGATCCGGACATGCTGCTGACCGAGCTTACCACGCAAGCAAATTTGTCTGCCCAAGATCGCGCCCAAATCACCGCCGATGCGGCAGGCCTTGTACGTGACATTCGCGGCACGTCGGCCCCCGGCATGATGGAAGTCTTCCTCGCTGAATACGGTCTCAGCACCGACGAAGGCGTGGCGCTGATGTGTCTCGCCGAGGCGCTGCTGCGGGTGCCGGATGCCGAGACCATCGACGCGCTGATCGAAGACAAGATCGCCCCCTCGGACTGGGGCCGCCACATGGGGCACTCGACCTCCAGCTTGGTGAACGCCTCCACATGGGCGCTGATGCTGACGGGCCGCGTGCTTGATGATGACCAGCCCGGTCCGGTGCGCCACCTGCGCGCCGCGATCAAACGTCTGGGCGAGCCGGTGATCCGTACCGCCGTCAGCCGCGCCATGCGCGAGATGGGCCGTCAGTTCGTTCTAGGCGAAGACATTCAGGCGGCGATGAAACGCGCCAAAGGGATGGAGAAAAAGGGCTTCACCTACAGCTACGACATGCTTGGCGAAGCCGCCCGGACCGAGGCGGACGCGAAACGCTATCACCTCAGCTATTCCCGTGCGATCTCGGCCATTGCCGATGCCTGCACCCACGACGACATCCGCAAGAACCCCGGCATCTCGGTCAAACTCTCGGCCCTGCACCCGCGCTATGAATTGGCGCAGGAAAAGGCGGTAATGCGTGATCTGGTGCCGCGCCTGCGGGCGCTGGCGCTCTTGGCGAAATCGGCGGGCATGGGCCTGAACATCGACGCCGAAGAAGCCGACCGTCTGGCGCTGTCGCTCGAAGTGATCGACACCGTGATGGCCGAGCCCGCGCTGGCAGGCTGGGACGGGTTTGGCGTGGTCGTGCAGGCCTACGGCCCCCGCGCCGGCGTGGTGCTCGACACACTCTACGACATGGCCACCCGCCATGATCGCCGCATCATGGTCCGTCTGGTGAAAGGCGCCTATTGGGACACCGAGATCAAGCAAGCGCAGGTCGAGGGCATTGACGGTTTCCCGGTCTTCACCCGCAAGGCCGCGACCGATGTGAGCTATATCGCCAACGCCCGCAAACTGTTGAACATGACGGATCGTATCTATCCGCAGTTCGCCACGCATAACGCGCATACCGTCGCCGCCGTGCTGCATATGGCCGACGACCCCGAGGCCTATGAGTTCCAGCGTCTGCACGGCATGGGCGAGACCCTGCATGACATCGTGATGGAGAAACACGGCACCCGCTGCCGCATCTACGCCCCCGTCGGCGCGCACCGCGATCTGCTGGCCTATCTGGTTCGGCGTTTGCTTGAGAACGGCGCGAACTCCAGTTTCGTGAATCAGATCGTTGACGAAAACGTACCGCCCGAAGTGGTGGCCGCCGACCCGTTTGACCAGCTGCAAGACAGCGCGCCGACGATCCCGAAAGGCCCGGACGTGTTCCAGCCGCAACGCGCCAATGCGCGGGGCTTCGATCTGGCCCATAGCCCGACCCTTGCGGCCATCGAAGAAGCCCGGGCGCCCTTTGCAGACGCCACATGGAACGCCGCGCCAATCCTTGCGGGCACCCCCGCGCCCGAGGCGGCAGAGGAGGTTTCCAACCCGACCGGCGGCACCTCCCCCGGCACGGTCCAGCCCGCCTCCGACGCCGATGTCGCCACGGCGCTGGACAATGCCGCGCTTTGGGACGCCCCGCTCGACACACGCCGCACAACGCTTTTGCGGGCCGCTGACATGTTGGAAGCCCGCTACGGCGAGATCTTTGCCATCCTTGCCCGTGAGGCTGGGAAAGGCATGCCCGACTGCGTGGCCGAACTGCGCGAGGCGGTGGACTTCCTGCGCTACTACGCGGGCCAAGCCACCAACACGCCCCCCGCGGGCATCTTCACCTGCATCTCACCGTGGAACTTCCCACTGGCGATCTTCTGCGGGCAGGTCACGGCTGCACTGGCGGCTGGCAATGCCGTGCTGGCCAAACCGGCTGAACAGACGCCGTTAATCGCCAAACTCGCCGTCGAAGTACTGCATGAGGCGGGCGTGCCGCATTCCGCCCTGCAACTGCTGCCCGGTAGCGGCAAGGTCGGCGCAGCGCTGACCGGCGATGCCCGCGTGAACGGCGTGGCCTTCACCGGTTCCACCGCCACCGCCCTGCGCATCCGCGCCAATATGGCCGAACACTGCGCCCCCGGCACGCCACTGATCGCCGAGACGGGCGGCCTTAACGCCATGATCGTCGACAGCACCGCCCTGCCCGAACAGGCGGTGCAGGCTATCGTCGAAAGCGCTTTCCAATCGGCAGGCCAACGCTGCTCCGCTGTGCGCTGCCTCTATGTGCAAGAGGACATCGCCGAAGACCTGATCCGCATGCTGACGGGGGCCATGCAGGCGCTCAACATGGGCGATCCGTGGCAGCTGTCGACCGATGTCGGCCCCGTTATCGACGACACCGCGCGCAAAGGGATCGTCGAGCATATCGAAGCCGCCCGCACCGAAGGCCGCGTCATCGCGGACCTCAAAGCGCCCAAGGGCGGCACCTTCGTCGGTCCCGCGATCCTGCGGGTAAATAGCATTGCTGACATGAAGCGCGAAATCTTCGGCCCCGTGCTGCATGTCGCGACCTTCAAAAGCCACGAACTCGACGCCGTGATCGACGCGATCAACGCCACCGGCTATGGCCTGACCTTTGGTCTGCACACCCGCATCGACGACCGGGTGCAACATGTCTCGGAACGGATCGAGGCGGGCAACATCTACGTCAACCGCAACCAGATCGGCGCCATCGTTGGCAGCCAGCCCTTTGGCGGCGAGGGGCTTTCGGGCACCGGACCAAAGGCGGGCGGGCCGAACTATCTGCCACGTTTCTCGGCACCTGACCATCAGGACGCTAGCGCTACATGGGACAGTGCAGTGGCTAAGCCCCCCACCCTGCCCGCTCAGCATCCGACCGTTCTGGAAACCCAGTCGATGCCCGGCCCGACCGGAGAGAGCAACCGCCTGTCGACCCTGCCGCGCCCCGCGCTGTTGTGCATGGGACCGGGCGCCGAAACGGCAGAGGCGCAGGCCAAGGCCGTGCGGGCGCTCGGCGGTGTTGCGGTCACGGCCTCTGGCCGGATCGACCCTGAGGCGCTGACCACTGGCCCGGCCTATGGCGGCGTGCTTTGGTGGGGCGAGGATGCGACGGCGCGGCAGATCGACAAGGCGCTGGCGGCCCGTGAGGGCGCGATCATCCCGCTTTTGCGCGGCAAGCCCGACACCGCCCGCGTCCGCGCCGAACGCCATGTCTGTGTTGACACCACGGCCTCGGGCGGCAATGCCCAGCTCTTGGGCATGATGGCCTAA
- a CDS encoding amidohydrolase, protein MLTNSDIEDLTRFRRALHQYPEISGEEIETARTIAAELEKLGPTRILAGLGGHGVAAVFESGSPGPTVLFRAELDALPIPEEHDIPWVSKVPGKSHVCGHDGHMTMLLALGRLIARQPVAHGRVVLMFQPAEEDGSGARAVVNDPAYTEIAADYAFAIHVEPGRPFGHVDTAPALINCASKGIALTLSGKTAHAASPEDGRSPAPALAELVPALQALGPGGALHDGFRLVTLTHLRMGEPTFGIAPGEAVLYATLRSTRDDTLAEIEDALRAEVARAAEAYGLTAEFAESDHFAASINHPEAYDIAAAAMDALGVSHGQRNLPMRASEDFGLFGRDAKAAMLCLGPGEDYAALHNPDYDFPDDLIPIGAGIFERIARDLLGSA, encoded by the coding sequence ATGCTGACGAACAGCGACATCGAAGACCTAACGCGGTTTCGCAGGGCGCTCCACCAATATCCCGAAATCTCGGGCGAAGAGATTGAGACCGCCCGGACCATCGCGGCGGAACTGGAAAAACTCGGCCCCACGCGCATTCTCGCCGGCCTCGGTGGGCACGGTGTCGCGGCGGTCTTTGAAAGCGGCAGCCCCGGCCCCACGGTGCTGTTCCGCGCCGAGCTGGACGCCCTTCCGATCCCCGAAGAGCACGACATTCCATGGGTCTCGAAAGTGCCGGGCAAAAGCCATGTCTGCGGGCACGATGGCCATATGACCATGCTGCTGGCGCTTGGGCGACTGATCGCGCGGCAACCCGTGGCACACGGCCGCGTCGTGCTGATGTTTCAACCTGCCGAAGAAGACGGCAGCGGCGCACGCGCCGTGGTGAACGACCCGGCCTATACCGAGATCGCCGCCGATTATGCCTTTGCCATCCACGTCGAGCCGGGCCGCCCCTTCGGCCATGTGGATACAGCCCCCGCCCTGATCAATTGCGCCTCCAAGGGCATCGCCCTGACCCTCAGCGGCAAGACCGCCCATGCCGCCAGCCCCGAAGACGGCAGATCGCCTGCGCCTGCGCTGGCTGAGTTGGTCCCGGCGCTGCAAGCGCTCGGCCCCGGCGGGGCGCTCCACGATGGCTTCCGACTTGTCACCCTGACCCACCTGCGCATGGGCGAGCCGACCTTTGGCATCGCCCCCGGCGAAGCCGTGCTTTATGCCACGCTGCGCAGCACCCGCGACGACACACTGGCCGAGATTGAGGACGCCCTGCGCGCCGAGGTCGCCCGCGCTGCCGAGGCATACGGGCTGACAGCGGAATTCGCGGAGTCCGACCATTTCGCCGCCTCAATCAATCATCCCGAAGCCTATGACATCGCCGCCGCGGCGATGGATGCGCTTGGCGTGTCACACGGGCAGAGAAACCTGCCGATGCGCGCTTCTGAGGATTTCGGGTTGTTCGGACGCGATGCAAAAGCGGCGATGCTCTGCCTTGGGCCGGGAGAGGATTATGCGGCACTGCACAATCCCGATTACGATTTCCCGGATGATCTGATCCCCATCGGCGCGGGAATTTTTGAGCGGATCGCGCGGGATTTGCTGGGTTCTGCTTGA
- a CDS encoding rhomboid family intramembrane serine protease has product MFPIRDHNPSGRTPYITYALMAVNIGVFLSSLSLMADERALAEFYYTYALLPARLSHGEGYFGLITSQFLHGGWMHLAGNMLFLWIFGDNVEDEMGHGRYLLFYLACGIAAGLGQVVTEPLSWVPMVGASGAIAGVMGGYLLLFPRAKVDILVILIVFFRIFAIPAWIMLGLWFGMQFIGGIGATPGTGGVAYWAHAGGFIAGLVLTLPLWLRRGGFAFWRQTDGHPPHAAADYDLSESRIPKVRRK; this is encoded by the coding sequence ATGTTCCCGATCCGCGACCATAACCCCTCGGGCCGCACGCCCTATATAACCTATGCGCTGATGGCGGTGAACATCGGGGTGTTCCTGTCTTCGCTGTCGCTGATGGCCGATGAGCGTGCCTTGGCAGAGTTTTACTACACCTACGCCCTACTGCCCGCGCGGCTGAGCCATGGAGAGGGGTATTTTGGCCTTATCACCTCGCAATTCTTGCATGGCGGCTGGATGCATTTGGCCGGTAACATGCTGTTTCTGTGGATCTTCGGCGACAATGTCGAAGATGAAATGGGCCACGGGCGCTACCTGCTGTTCTACCTTGCCTGCGGCATCGCGGCGGGGCTGGGCCAAGTGGTGACAGAGCCGCTCTCATGGGTGCCCATGGTCGGTGCATCGGGCGCGATTGCGGGGGTCATGGGGGGCTATTTGCTGCTTTTCCCTCGTGCCAAAGTGGATATTCTGGTGATCCTTATCGTGTTTTTCCGCATCTTCGCGATCCCGGCTTGGATCATGCTGGGCCTGTGGTTCGGCATGCAGTTCATCGGGGGGATCGGTGCCACGCCGGGCACCGGCGGCGTGGCCTATTGGGCCCATGCGGGCGGGTTCATCGCGGGGCTGGTTCTGACCCTGCCGCTGTGGCTGCGCCGGGGCGGTTTTGCCTTTTGGCGGCAGACCGACGGCCATCCGCCCCATGCCGCTGCCGACTATGACCTCAGCGAAAGTCGCATTCCGAAAGTGAGACGCAAATGA
- a CDS encoding GFA family protein yields MTETSETRRASCHCGAVLIEALFPRGLASASRCTCSFCRRRAAATVTALAETVTVLKGAENLTLYTWGTHTAQHYFCKTCGIYTHHRRRSNPDECGVNLGAIEGVSPWEMEPLPYSDGINHPADREPG; encoded by the coding sequence ATGACCGAAACCTCAGAAACCCGCCGCGCCTCCTGCCATTGTGGGGCGGTACTGATCGAAGCCCTGTTCCCGCGCGGTCTGGCCTCGGCCTCGCGCTGCACCTGCTCTTTTTGCCGCCGCCGCGCCGCCGCCACGGTGACGGCACTGGCCGAAACGGTGACCGTGTTGAAGGGGGCTGAGAACCTCACGCTCTACACTTGGGGCACGCATACCGCGCAGCACTATTTCTGTAAGACCTGTGGCATTTACACCCACCACCGCCGCCGTTCGAACCCCGATGAATGCGGCGTGAACCTTGGCGCGATCGAAGGGGTCTCGCCATGGGAGATGGAGCCGCTGCCCTATAGCGATGGCATCAACCACCCTGCGGACCGCGAACCCGGCTAG